A window of Citrus sinensis cultivar Valencia sweet orange chromosome 7, DVS_A1.0, whole genome shotgun sequence contains these coding sequences:
- the LOC102607893 gene encoding probable nucleolar protein 5-2: MLVLFETAAGFALFKVLDEGKLSKFEGLGQEFNRPDSARQIVKLKAFSKFENTSEALKAATCLLESKPTKDLRKFLRAHCDGETLGVADSKLGNAIKDKLKIECVHNNAVMELMRGVRSQLTELISGLAVQDIQPMSLGLSHSLSRYKLKFSADKVDTMIIQAIGLLDDLDKELNTYAMRVREWYGWHFPELTKIIQDNILYAKAVKFMGNRTNAAKLDFSEILPEEVEAGLKEAAMISMGTEVSDLDLLNIKELCNQVLSLAEYRAQLYDYLKSRMNTVAPNLTALVGELVGARLIAHGGSLLNLAKQPGSTVQILGAEKALFRALKTKHATPKYGLIYHASLVGQAAPKHKGKISRSLAAKTALAIRCDALGDDQDNSMGLENRAKLEARLRNLEGKELSRAAGSAKGKPKLEVYDKDRKKGPGAMITAAKTYNPAADSVLGLTENAADGNEVEKASQEIVVSEEKKEKKKKNSKKADDKDANGDAKAENEDSVKKDKKKKKQEAEADEESIDAGKKKKKKRKHSEDNEEESETPSKKEKKKKKKRKNKD, encoded by the exons atgttagtTTTATTCGAAACTGCGGCGGGTTTTGCCCTTTTTAAAGTATTGGACGAAGGGAAGCTCTCTAAATTTgag GGTTTGGGGCAAGAGTTTAACAGGCCAGATTCTGCTAGACAG ATTGTGAAGCTGAAAGCTTTTTCAAAGTTTGAGAATACATCAGAAGCTCTGAAAGCAGCTACATGCTTGCTGGAAAGCAAACCCACCAAAGATCTTCGTAAATTCCTGCGCGCTCACTGTGACGGTGAAACATTAGGTGTGGCCGATTCGAAGCTTGGAAATGCAATCAAGGACAAactg aAAATAGAATGTGTTCACAACAATGCTGTGATGGAGTTGATGAGAGGTGTGAGGAGTCAGTTGACAGAGCTCATATCAGGTCTAGCTGTTCAAGATATTCAACCAATGAGTTTGGGTTTGTCTCATAGCTTGTCTAGATACAAGCTCAAGTTCAGTGCTGACAAG GTGGATACAATGATCATTCAGGCAATTGGTTTGCTTGACGATCTTGATAAAGAGCTCAATACCTATGCGATGCGTGTTCGTGAGTGGTATGGATGGCATTTTCCGGAGCTTACAAAGATCATCCAAGACAATATCCTGTATGCTAAAGCCGTGAAGTTTATGGGCAACCGCACTAATGCTGCAAAGCTTGACTTTTCTGAG ATTTTGCCCGAAGAAGTAGAGGCAGGGTTGAAAGAGGCAGCTATGATTTCCATGGGAACGGAAGTTAGTGATCTTGATTTGTTGAACATTAAAGAACTTTGTAACCAGGTTCTGTCTCTTGCTGAGTACAGAGCTCAACTGTATGACTATCTGAAAAGTAGAATGAATACAGTTGCTCCAAATTTGACTGCTCTTGTCGGAGAGCTTGTTGGAGCTCGCCTCATTGCCCATGGAGGCAGCTTGTTGAATCTTGCGAAGCAGCCTGGGAGTACTGTTCAGATTCTTGGTGCAGAAAAGGCTCTTTTCAGAGCACTGAAGACTAAGCATGCAACTCCCAAGTACGGGCTTATCTACCATGCGTCCCTTGTTGGTCAGGCAGCCCCAAAGCATAAGGGCAAAATTTCCCGGTCACTTGCGGCCAAAACTGCATTAGCAATTCGATGTGATGCTCTTGGTGATGACCAAGATAACTCTATGGGACTGGAGAATCGTGCCAAG CTTGAAGCACGGCTCAGGAATCTTGAAGGCAAAGAATTGAGTCGTGCTGCTGGGTCTGCTAAAGGAAAGCCTAAGCTTGAAGTTTATGACAAGGACCGAAAGAAGGGGCCTGGGGCAATGATAACTGCTGCCAAG ACTTATAATCCTGCAGCGGATTCCGTTCTTGGTCTAACGGAAAATGCTGCTGATGGAAATGAGGTAGAGAAAGCATCACAGGAGATTGTTGTCAgtgaagagaagaaagaaaagaaaaagaaaaacagcaAGAAAGCCGATGACAAGGATGCAAATGGCGATGCCAAGGCAGAAAATGAAGATTCGGTTaaaaaagacaagaaaaagaaaaaacaagaagCTGAGGCCGATGAGGAGAGCATCGATGcagggaagaagaagaaaaagaagagaaaacattCTGAAGATAATGAAGAGGAGTCGGAAACACCAAgtaagaaggagaagaagaagaagaagaagcggAAAAATAAGGATTGA